From Qipengyuania soli:
ACTCCGTTCAGGTTGACGCGTTCATCTACATGAACGAAATGCGTCACAAACTATCCAAGGACGGACATTCATGAGGATCCTGATCGTCGAGGACGAGCCCACGCTCGGCCAACAGCTTAAATCGACGCTGGAACAGACCGGTTACGCGGTGGACCTGTCCACCGATGGCGAAGACGGCCATTTCATGGGCAGCACGGAGGATTACGATGCCGTGATCCTCGACCTCGGCCTGCCTGAAATCGACGGGCTGACCGTCCTCGGTATGTGGCGCAAGGAAGGCCGCAGCTTCCCAGTCCTGGTGCTCACTGCACGCGACAGCTGGAGCGACAAGGTCGCAGGCCTCGATGCCGGGGCGGACGACTACCTTGCCAAGCCCTTCCAGACCGAGGAACTGATCGCCCGCCTGCGCGCGCTTATTCGTCGCGCTTCGGGCAATACTTCGAGCGAACTAACTGCGGGCGATGTCCGGCTGGATACGCGCTCGGGCCGCGTCACGCTCAAGGGTGAACCGGTCAAGCTGACGGCGCAGGAATACAAGCTGCTCAGCTACCTCATGCACCACAAGGGCAAGGTGGTCAGCCGTACAGAACTCATCGAACACATCTACGACCAGGATTTCGATCGCGATTCGAACACGATCGAGGTTTTCGTCACTCGCATCCGCAAGAAGCTGGGTGCGGATGTAATCACGACGATCCGTGGACTTGGATACAGCCTCGACGATCCCGCCGACCAGCCGCGCGCCTGATCCTGACGCCACGCAGCGGGCGACGCAGGAGCACGAGGCGCCGGCCGGCGAGGCCACTGGTGGCCCGATAGCGGCTGCGCCCCAGCGGCGGCGCAGTCTCGCCACCCGCATGATGGCGATCGCCGCCGTGTGGATAGGCGTGCTCCTCGTCGGTGGCGGCTTCCTTCTCGACCGCACGCTTACAAGGATGATCGAGAGCAATTTCGACGACCAACTCGAATACCTGCTCAATTCGATGATCGTGGTGTCGGAAATCGGCCCCGACGGCGAGGTGTATTTCAACCGCCCGCTCGGCGAGCCGCGCTTCCTCGAACCCAACAGCGGCCTCTACTGGCAAATTTCGGGTCAGGGACAGGAAGATACGCCGTCCTATTCGCTGGAGGCGAAACCTTCGCGCTCCTTGTGGGACACGCCATTGAAGCTGCGCGAAAACCACTTCGACACTGATCCGCACTTCTACGATTCCAACCAGTTCAAGGACGAGCCGCTGCGTATCGTCGAGCGCTCCGTCATCCTGCCTGACAGCGAAACCCGCTGGACCTTCGCCGTGGCATCCGCGCGCGAGGAACTCGATTACCAGACCACTCGCATTCATTCGATCCTGCTGTGGAGCTTCGCCGCGCTTGGCCTGGGCCTGATGGCCATGGCGATGTTGCAGAGTTGGTATGGCCTTTCGCCCTTGCGGCGCGTGCGTGCTGCGATCCAGTCGATGCGCAGCAAGGGCAGCAACCGCATTGAGGAGCCGCTACCGCTCGAAGTCGAGCCGCTGGTCGAGGAAATCAACGCGCTGCTCGCTCACACCGAGAAGCAGGCCGAGGAAGCGCGTACCCATGCCGGCAACCTTGCCCATGCGCTCAAGACCCCGCTGACGGTCCTAACCAATGCTGCGACCGCCCGCGATCCGCAGCTCGCCGACCTAGTTTTCCGCGAAACCAAGACGATGCAACGCCACGTCGAGCACCACCTTGCGCGGGCGCGGGCCGTGGGCCGAAGGGCATCGGGTCACAGCTACGCCGAGGTCTGGCCGAGCGCCGAGAGTGTCCTTCGCGCGGTGACCCGCATCTACGAGCACACGCGTTTCGATCTCGACGGCAACAAGCAGGCAGCCGTCAGCATCGAGCGGCAGGATCTCGATGAAATTCTCGGCAATCTGATCGAGAACGCTGCCAAGTACGGCGGTGGTAGCGTATTCGCGACGATCGATGCCGAACCCGGTTCGGAACAATGCGTGATCTGGGTTGAGGATGATGGAACCGGCATTCCGGAAAAGGAACGCACCCGCATCTTTGATCGCGGCGCGCGCCTCGACACGGGCAAGCCGGGTACGGGCCTCGGCCTCGCTATCGTGCGCGATGTTGCGGAAATCTATGGCGGTTCGGTCGATCTCGGCGAGAGCGAAGATCTTGGCGGATTGCTGGTGAGGCTCAGCCTGCCGCGGGCCGGCTGATTATCCTTGCCGCGCCTGCTCGTGGTGGCGGATCACCTCGTCGATGATGAAGCGGATGAACTTTTCGCTGAATTCGGGATCGAGCTGACTTTCCTCTGCCAACCGCCGCAGTCGCGCAATCTGGGACTGCTCCCTGCCCGGATCGGCGGGGGGGAGGGCATTCTTCGCCTTGTGCTCGCCGACGGCCTGGGTGATCCGGAAGCGCTCCGCAAGAATGTGGATCAGCGCGGCATCGATGTTGTCGATACTCTGGCGATAGCTGGCGAGGACCGGATCTTGGGCTGGCGCGTTGTTCATTTGAGCACGCTAACACCGAATCCACGCTTGCCAAGAAAGCAAGTGCAGCCCATGGCCAAGCCGAAATGACAGCCGACGTCGTACCCCTGCCGCGCAAGGAACCCGAAGCCTCGATCGAGCCCATGCTGGCTCTGACCGCTCCGGGCATGAACCAGGTCAACCAGGTCATCCTCGACCGGATGCAAAGCGAAGTGCCGCTGATACCGGCGCTGGCGGGCCATCTCATTTCGGGCGGCGGCAAGCGCCTGCGCCCTATGCTGACTCTCGCCGGGGCCGAGGTCGTCGGATATAACGGTGCCCGGCACTACAAGCTCGCCGCGGCGGTCGAGTTCATCCACACCGCAACCCTGCTGCATGACGATGTCGTCGATGGCAGCGACCTCAGGCGCGGGAAGGCAGCCGCCAACATCATCTTCGGCAATCCGGCGACCGTGCTGGTCGGAGATTTCCTGTTCAGCCGCGCCTTCGAATTGATGGTCGAGGACGGCAGCCTCAAGGTCCTCAAGATCCTTTCCAGCGCCAGCGCCATCATCGCGGAGGGCGAGGTCGACCAGCTGACCGCGCAGCGCAAGATCGACACGAGCGAGCAGCGCTACCTCCACATCATCCGCGCAAAGACCGCCGCGCTCTTCGCCGCCGCGAGCCGCATCGCGGCAGTGGTCGCCGAATGCAGCGAGGAGCAGGAGCAGGCGCTCGACGAATATGGCCGCAACCTCGGTGTAGCCTTCCAGCTGGTCGACGATGCGCTGGACTATGATTCCAACGCCGCCACCATGGGCAAGGACCGTGGCGACGACTTCCGCGAGGGCAAGATGACGCTGCCCGTCATCCTCGCCTACGCTCGCGGGGACGAGGAAGAGCGGACCTTCTGGAAAGCCGCCATCGCCGGGCACCGCACCAGCGACGAAGACCTCGACCATGCGATCAGGCTGATCGACCGGCACAATGCCGTGGCCGACACGCGCGCCCGTGCGCGCCACTTCGCCCAGCGCGCGATCGACGCGCTGTCGATCTTCCCCGACAGCAGGGCGCGGCAGGCGATGACGCAGGCCGCCCTCTTCGCCGTAGCCCGGGGTTACTGACACCTCTCACACCGAAACCGGGTCGCAACCGGATCAGGAGACCAATTCCCATGCAATTCAAGCGCCTCGGCACATCGGCCATCGTCGTTTCGGATATCTGCATGGGGACGATGACCTTCGGCAGCCAGACCGACGAGGCCGAGGCGCTGCGCATCCTCGACCAGAGTTTCGATGCCGGGATCAATTTCTTCGAC
This genomic window contains:
- a CDS encoding response regulator transcription factor, whose translation is MRILIVEDEPTLGQQLKSTLEQTGYAVDLSTDGEDGHFMGSTEDYDAVILDLGLPEIDGLTVLGMWRKEGRSFPVLVLTARDSWSDKVAGLDAGADDYLAKPFQTEELIARLRALIRRASGNTSSELTAGDVRLDTRSGRVTLKGEPVKLTAQEYKLLSYLMHHKGKVVSRTELIEHIYDQDFDRDSNTIEVFVTRIRKKLGADVITTIRGLGYSLDDPADQPRA
- a CDS encoding sensor histidine kinase; protein product: MMAIAAVWIGVLLVGGGFLLDRTLTRMIESNFDDQLEYLLNSMIVVSEIGPDGEVYFNRPLGEPRFLEPNSGLYWQISGQGQEDTPSYSLEAKPSRSLWDTPLKLRENHFDTDPHFYDSNQFKDEPLRIVERSVILPDSETRWTFAVASAREELDYQTTRIHSILLWSFAALGLGLMAMAMLQSWYGLSPLRRVRAAIQSMRSKGSNRIEEPLPLEVEPLVEEINALLAHTEKQAEEARTHAGNLAHALKTPLTVLTNAATARDPQLADLVFRETKTMQRHVEHHLARARAVGRRASGHSYAEVWPSAESVLRAVTRIYEHTRFDLDGNKQAAVSIERQDLDEILGNLIENAAKYGGGSVFATIDAEPGSEQCVIWVEDDGTGIPEKERTRIFDRGARLDTGKPGTGLGLAIVRDVAEIYGGSVDLGESEDLGGLLVRLSLPRAG
- a CDS encoding chorismate mutase, with the protein product MNNAPAQDPVLASYRQSIDNIDAALIHILAERFRITQAVGEHKAKNALPPADPGREQSQIARLRRLAEESQLDPEFSEKFIRFIIDEVIRHHEQARQG
- a CDS encoding polyprenyl synthetase family protein → MTADVVPLPRKEPEASIEPMLALTAPGMNQVNQVILDRMQSEVPLIPALAGHLISGGGKRLRPMLTLAGAEVVGYNGARHYKLAAAVEFIHTATLLHDDVVDGSDLRRGKAAANIIFGNPATVLVGDFLFSRAFELMVEDGSLKVLKILSSASAIIAEGEVDQLTAQRKIDTSEQRYLHIIRAKTAALFAAASRIAAVVAECSEEQEQALDEYGRNLGVAFQLVDDALDYDSNAATMGKDRGDDFREGKMTLPVILAYARGDEEERTFWKAAIAGHRTSDEDLDHAIRLIDRHNAVADTRARARHFAQRAIDALSIFPDSRARQAMTQAALFAVARGY